The Planococcus liqunii genome includes a region encoding these proteins:
- a CDS encoding DUF2627 domain-containing protein, with product MGRLIAFIILLIPGIMAAYGIKLMRDTLFNKLLEPYPALWMQFTLGTIFVVLGIGFFAGFLLNRDRKKGTVAKRFQK from the coding sequence ATGGGACGTTTAATCGCATTTATCATTTTGCTGATTCCTGGTATTATGGCTGCATACGGCATAAAACTGATGCGCGATACCTTATTCAATAAACTATTGGAACCTTACCCTGCGTTGTGGATGCAATTTACATTAGGAACAATTTTCGTGGTGCTTGGCATCGGATTTTTTGCAGGCTTCCTGTTGAACCGGGACCGCAAAAAAGGGACCGTCGCCAAGAGATTCCAGAAGTAA
- a CDS encoding glycerophosphodiester phosphodiesterase → MSEVKVYAHRGASKHALENTWDAFQKACELQVGIELDVQITKDGVVVVFHDDNLKRLGGEKRKIEEIDYQHLKEIKIGKRWKRRFSDLEIPLAYEVFQWAKEKNIPLNVEMKNSFSAHPNGPKILAAMLDGLDNFHVSSFNPQLLKEMKQLMPTKEMALILKKSMPLETLRRMDWVDSIHLHRKLYSLSFLEALHEMKKTIRVYGIIGSEAAMKKIAPELKGIITDHPERITKKLRLAYNR, encoded by the coding sequence GTGTCCGAAGTAAAAGTATATGCCCATCGCGGAGCTTCCAAGCATGCGCTGGAAAACACGTGGGATGCGTTTCAGAAAGCTTGCGAGCTTCAGGTTGGCATTGAACTGGACGTACAGATTACCAAAGACGGAGTAGTAGTCGTGTTCCACGATGACAATTTAAAGCGCCTTGGCGGCGAAAAACGCAAAATCGAAGAAATTGATTACCAGCACTTAAAAGAAATAAAGATTGGGAAACGATGGAAGCGCCGTTTTTCAGATCTGGAAATTCCGCTTGCTTATGAAGTGTTCCAATGGGCAAAGGAAAAGAATATTCCATTGAATGTGGAAATGAAAAATTCATTTTCGGCCCATCCGAATGGACCGAAAATATTGGCAGCGATGCTCGATGGGCTGGACAATTTTCATGTCTCTTCGTTTAATCCGCAGCTCCTGAAGGAAATGAAGCAATTGATGCCGACAAAAGAAATGGCGTTGATCTTGAAGAAAAGCATGCCTTTAGAAACCCTTCGGCGTATGGATTGGGTAGACAGCATCCATCTCCACAGGAAACTGTACTCGTTGTCTTTTTTGGAAGCTCTCCATGAAATGAAAAAAACCATCCGGGTCTACGGCATCATCGGCTCCGAAGCCGCGATGAAAAAAATCGCGCCAGAGCTAAAAGGAATCATTACGGACCATCCGGAACGGATCACAAAAAAATTGCGTCTAGCCTATAACAGGTAG